The following are from one region of the Phormidium sp. PBR-2020 genome:
- a CDS encoding aminotransferase class I/II-fold pyridoxal phosphate-dependent enzyme: protein MSVYSNDYQPDNSNTFCSNLDLEFATLVDILEFRAREQPKQTAFTFLVDGEAETNTVNYEELNLRSKVIAAHLQKYASPGERALLLYPSSLEFIEAFLGCLYAKVIAIPVYPPKRNQKISRLEAIIDDSDAKVVLTLESRIGSIQKHFDKSPKLTQIACIATNKIKNEEVLSWKSPDFDLSTIAFLQYTSGSTGNPKGVVVDHANLLHNLNYIQTAFQLTSETVSVSWLPVFHDMGLIDGILEPIYTGFHGVLMSPETFVSKPIRWLKAISKYRATHCGSPNFGYALCLEKISSDERNSLDLGSWVTAYNGAELIRFEVLKRFAEFFKPCNFKFEFFYPCYGMAETTLMVSGGLVRDRPPCVTLQNDDLKQNRVVIAPANSTNSTNTSHFVGCGRAWLDTQIVIVDPETFKQVSSDRIGEIWVKSPSVARGYWNQPEKTKETFEAYLQDTKEGPFLRTGDLGFIKFNELFITGRIKDLIVIRGRNYYPQDIEFTVEKCHVSLRGNSGAAFAVEIDGEEKLIVIQEVKREYIRKIKIDEVKRHIRRAVSTEHEIQVYDIVLIKTASIAKTSSGKIQRSLCKQKYLASELSEIQTKSNSEQQQEIESSPKKLSENRMNSINVLEDPKLLENLESWMKQWIVQKTNSQMTVKDIPSDSQFVDYGLDSVQSIDFASELEKLLDVRLAEGTIFVYPTIRELSQHILYRLSNDYERLPEKLEILNSLHQVDVKDIKTTISDTAVTDTKFQSLETISKEYYSFDSLPEYIDFKERFSVFEANNLDYPYFKAKKKSIRANIVVRGRELIDFSSFDYLGMSIDPDVCQAAKSAIGEYGTSVSASRIVSGEISLHQQLERSIASWTGTEDAIVFGHGHATNVYAISSIVGQNDLILYDKCMHNSALMGGKLSSATMVAFPHNDLEALESTLKEQRLSYQRTLILVEGVYSMDGDVLANLPKLIEIKKRYKSWLFIDEAHSIGVIGKTGRGVGEYFGVDPSDVDVWMGTISKALGSSGGYIAGCQPLIDYLKHCSPGFLFSTGASPANVAAGLAAIQKVQTDSRSVRQLQNNSNLFLSLAKQEGLNTGNSQDSSVIPIIVGDSDRAAKLADLAFQEGINVFAIGYPAVEFNEARLRFFVSCLHTEEQIKYTVRTIAKLLKNL, encoded by the coding sequence ATGTCTGTCTACAGCAATGATTATCAACCAGATAACAGCAATACGTTTTGCTCGAATTTAGATCTAGAATTCGCTACACTAGTGGATATACTAGAATTTAGGGCTAGGGAACAACCAAAACAAACAGCCTTCACTTTTTTGGTCGATGGGGAAGCGGAAACAAACACAGTAAATTACGAAGAATTGAACTTAAGATCGAAGGTGATCGCAGCTCACTTACAAAAATACGCTTCCCCTGGAGAACGAGCCCTGCTACTGTATCCTTCTAGCTTAGAATTCATTGAAGCATTTTTAGGCTGTCTGTATGCAAAGGTAATTGCTATTCCAGTCTATCCTCCCAAAAGAAACCAGAAAATATCGAGACTAGAGGCGATTATCGACGATTCAGACGCGAAAGTTGTACTCACTCTGGAATCCCGAATTGGATCGATTCAAAAGCATTTCGATAAAAGCCCAAAATTAACTCAAATTGCTTGTATTGCAACCAACAAGATTAAAAATGAAGAAGTTTTAAGCTGGAAGAGTCCAGATTTCGATTTATCGACAATTGCTTTCCTTCAATATACTTCTGGCTCTACTGGAAATCCTAAAGGGGTCGTAGTCGACCATGCAAACTTACTGCACAATTTAAATTATATTCAAACAGCTTTTCAATTAACTTCTGAAACTGTTTCTGTTTCTTGGCTTCCTGTCTTTCACGACATGGGCTTGATCGATGGTATTTTAGAGCCTATTTATACAGGGTTTCATGGAGTTTTGATGTCTCCTGAAACTTTTGTCAGTAAACCTATTCGTTGGCTAAAAGCGATTTCAAAATACCGAGCAACACATTGTGGAAGTCCTAATTTTGGATATGCACTTTGTCTCGAAAAAATTAGTTCAGACGAAAGAAATTCCCTCGATTTAGGATCTTGGGTTACAGCGTACAATGGTGCCGAACTCATACGATTTGAGGTTTTAAAACGTTTTGCTGAGTTTTTCAAACCTTGCAATTTTAAATTTGAATTCTTTTATCCTTGTTATGGGATGGCAGAAACCACATTAATGGTGTCTGGCGGTCTGGTTCGAGACCGTCCGCCTTGTGTTACCTTGCAAAACGATGACTTAAAACAAAACCGAGTGGTAATTGCTCCGGCGAATTCTACTAACTCTACGAATACCAGTCATTTTGTCGGGTGTGGTCGTGCTTGGTTAGATACGCAAATAGTTATCGTCGATCCCGAAACGTTCAAACAAGTTTCTAGCGATCGCATCGGTGAAATTTGGGTTAAAAGCCCTAGTGTGGCTCGAGGTTATTGGAATCAGCCAGAAAAAACAAAAGAAACGTTTGAAGCTTATCTACAAGATACGAAGGAAGGTCCGTTTTTAAGAACTGGAGATTTAGGATTCATCAAATTTAACGAACTGTTTATTACAGGACGTATCAAAGACTTAATTGTCATTCGAGGACGCAACTATTATCCTCAAGATATCGAATTTACGGTTGAAAAATGTCACGTATCACTTCGTGGAAATTCAGGAGCAGCTTTTGCTGTAGAAATTGACGGAGAAGAAAAATTAATTGTCATTCAGGAAGTCAAGCGGGAATACATTCGTAAAATCAAGATCGATGAAGTAAAACGACATATTCGCAGAGCAGTTTCAACAGAACATGAAATACAAGTTTATGACATCGTTCTAATTAAAACAGCCTCAATTGCCAAAACTTCGAGTGGAAAAATCCAGCGTTCTCTGTGCAAACAAAAATATTTAGCAAGCGAATTAAGCGAAATACAAACTAAGTCGAATTCAGAACAGCAACAAGAAATTGAATCGAGTCCTAAAAAATTATCTGAGAATCGAATGAATAGTATTAACGTACTCGAAGATCCCAAATTGCTCGAAAATCTAGAAAGCTGGATGAAGCAATGGATCGTCCAAAAAACTAATTCTCAAATGACGGTTAAAGATATTCCTTCAGACTCTCAGTTTGTAGATTATGGATTAGATTCAGTACAATCAATTGACTTTGCCTCTGAACTAGAAAAACTTCTAGACGTTCGGCTTGCTGAGGGAACTATCTTTGTTTATCCGACGATTCGAGAATTAAGTCAACATATTCTCTATCGACTGAGCAACGATTACGAGCGGTTACCTGAAAAGTTAGAGATTTTAAATTCTCTCCATCAAGTTGATGTTAAAGATATCAAAACAACGATATCTGATACTGCTGTCACCGACACTAAATTTCAATCTTTAGAAACGATCTCAAAAGAATACTATAGCTTTGACTCACTTCCTGAATATATAGACTTCAAAGAAAGATTTTCAGTTTTTGAAGCGAACAACTTAGACTATCCTTACTTTAAGGCTAAGAAGAAGTCGATCAGAGCAAATATTGTAGTTCGAGGGCGAGAACTTATTGATTTTTCGAGCTTTGACTATTTAGGAATGTCGATCGATCCTGATGTTTGTCAAGCTGCCAAATCAGCTATTGGAGAATATGGTACTTCTGTGAGTGCCAGTCGGATTGTATCTGGAGAAATTTCTCTACACCAGCAATTAGAACGATCGATTGCAAGCTGGACAGGGACGGAAGACGCGATCGTTTTTGGTCACGGTCATGCAACTAACGTATATGCAATCAGCTCCATTGTCGGACAGAACGATTTAATTTTGTATGATAAATGTATGCACAATAGCGCTCTTATGGGTGGTAAATTATCTAGTGCTACGATGGTTGCATTCCCTCATAATGATTTAGAGGCATTAGAATCAACCCTAAAAGAGCAACGATTGAGCTATCAGCGAACTCTGATTTTAGTCGAGGGCGTTTATAGTATGGATGGTGATGTTTTAGCAAACTTGCCAAAACTCATTGAAATTAAAAAACGCTACAAATCTTGGTTGTTTATCGATGAAGCTCATTCAATTGGTGTCATAGGAAAGACGGGACGCGGTGTAGGAGAATATTTCGGAGTCGATCCGAGTGACGTTGATGTCTGGATGGGAACGATTAGTAAAGCGTTAGGAAGTAGTGGAGGATATATTGCGGGATGTCAACCTTTAATTGATTACTTAAAACATTGTTCCCCAGGATTTTTGTTTAGTACTGGAGCCTCTCCTGCTAATGTAGCAGCCGGACTTGCAGCAATTCAAAAAGTCCAAACTGATTCCCGGTCTGTACGACAGCTTCAAAACAATTCTAATCTGTTCTTATCGTTAGCCAAACAAGAAGGCTTAAATACGGGAAACAGTCAAGATTCAAGCGTAATTCCAATTATTGTAGGAGATTCAGATCGCGCAGCAAAACTAGCAGACTTAGCTTTTCAGGAAGGAATCAATGTTTTTGCGATCGGATATCCAGCCGTAGAATTTAACGAAGCTCGATTGCGATTCTTTGTTTCGTGTTTGCATACTGAAGAGCAAATTAAATACACCGTCCGGACTATTGCAAAGCTATTAAAAAATCTGTAG
- a CDS encoding SDR family oxidoreductase, with protein sequence MKKSVFISGASSGIGQACAIYLSEMGYQVFAGVRKQDDVEKLKYESGNEIIPIVLDLTDENSIREAAKMTQHLSESCPLVGAINNAGIVVAGPLECIPISEFRQQLEVNVIGQLSLIQAFLPLLRRTQGRIVNIGSDYGRVASPILGPYCASKFALKALTDSLRMEVKAWGISVSIVEIGTINTPIWDKSIRSNEKIWDNFTDESKKLYSFMLQAVKDKAGELGKNGLPPESVAKVVAKILEARKPKARYIVGLDSRLNILMSKFVPDRLLDRLIMLYLGL encoded by the coding sequence ATGAAAAAATCAGTTTTCATTAGTGGAGCATCGAGTGGGATAGGGCAAGCGTGTGCTATCTACTTAAGCGAAATGGGCTATCAAGTCTTTGCAGGAGTTCGGAAGCAAGACGATGTGGAAAAACTTAAGTACGAGAGTGGGAATGAAATTATTCCTATTGTTTTAGACCTAACGGACGAAAATTCAATTCGAGAAGCAGCTAAAATGACTCAACATTTATCTGAATCTTGTCCTTTAGTTGGAGCGATAAATAATGCCGGTATTGTCGTCGCCGGGCCGCTTGAATGTATTCCAATCAGCGAATTCAGACAGCAATTGGAAGTTAACGTTATCGGACAACTTTCGTTGATACAAGCCTTTTTACCACTCTTACGACGTACCCAAGGACGGATCGTTAACATTGGTTCGGATTACGGAAGAGTCGCTAGTCCTATTCTCGGGCCTTATTGTGCTTCTAAATTTGCCTTGAAAGCTTTGACAGATTCACTTCGTATGGAAGTCAAAGCATGGGGAATTTCAGTTTCTATTGTCGAAATAGGAACGATTAACACACCAATCTGGGACAAATCTATTCGGTCGAACGAAAAAATTTGGGATAACTTTACAGACGAATCTAAAAAACTATATTCTTTTATGTTGCAGGCCGTTAAAGATAAAGCTGGAGAGTTAGGAAAAAATGGCCTTCCTCCTGAATCTGTCGCTAAAGTCGTTGCGAAAATACTTGAAGCTAGAAAACCAAAAGCCCGATATATCGTCGGTTTAGATTCACGACTCAATATTTTGATGTCAAAGTTCGTTCCAGATCGCCTTTTAGATCGTCTCATTATGTTATATTTAGGATTATAA
- a CDS encoding sulfotransferase, which yields MSTTKTMYQNPFQQNSLSTLLYFITKYGIDPPYFGRACLFLLGTAFEFPFSIYEDFAYRTQIENTKINDSPIFVIGYWRSGTTYLHNILSQDLQWGTPSHMQVFYPKTFFTFEAFKSLLSKTLPEERGFDKVKVGIDVPEEEEEALLSYSKSSFYHAVTFPRIANEFFDRYALLNNLTQIEIDAWKKDYMWFLKKISLAFDDRPLLLKNPVNTCRISTLIELFPKARFIHIYRNPYEVFESNVKMIRIHTQNMRLQNLFPLEELYRGILKRYVMMMEAYDAQSRLISKDRLIEVSFEQIKHEPLKALKSIYDRLNISGFQNALPLFEKYLDSQKQYKQNNYQYHPETVDIVGRNWDKWIERWGYQPPVLK from the coding sequence ATGAGTACAACGAAAACAATGTATCAAAATCCTTTCCAACAAAACTCACTGTCTACCCTTTTGTATTTTATAACCAAGTATGGTATCGATCCCCCTTACTTCGGCCGTGCGTGTTTGTTTCTCTTAGGTACTGCGTTTGAATTTCCTTTTTCCATATATGAAGACTTTGCATATCGCACTCAAATTGAAAATACAAAAATTAATGATAGTCCTATCTTTGTGATAGGTTATTGGCGAAGCGGTACTACATACCTACACAATATACTCAGCCAAGATTTGCAGTGGGGAACTCCCAGTCATATGCAAGTCTTCTATCCCAAAACTTTTTTTACATTTGAAGCATTCAAAAGCCTGTTATCGAAAACACTACCCGAGGAACGCGGCTTTGACAAAGTCAAAGTGGGTATTGACGTTCCAGAGGAAGAGGAAGAAGCACTGCTATCTTACTCCAAATCCTCATTTTATCATGCTGTTACTTTTCCAAGGATTGCTAATGAATTTTTCGATCGGTATGCTTTACTTAACAATTTAACTCAAATAGAAATTGATGCCTGGAAGAAAGATTATATGTGGTTTTTAAAAAAAATAAGCTTGGCGTTCGACGATCGCCCTTTGCTTTTGAAAAATCCTGTGAATACTTGTAGAATTTCTACATTAATTGAACTTTTTCCGAAAGCACGTTTTATACATATCTATCGAAATCCTTACGAAGTGTTTGAATCGAATGTCAAAATGATTCGAATACATACCCAAAATATGCGATTACAAAATCTATTTCCTTTAGAAGAATTGTATCGAGGGATTTTAAAACGATATGTTATGATGATGGAAGCTTATGATGCCCAAAGTCGGTTAATTTCTAAAGATAGACTCATTGAAGTCAGTTTCGAGCAAATCAAACACGAACCATTAAAAGCTCTGAAAAGTATTTACGATCGCCTAAATATTTCTGGATTTCAAAATGCTTTGCCGTTGTTTGAAAAGTACTTAGACAGCCAAAAACAATACAAACAAAATAACTACCAATACCATCCAGAAACTGTAGATATAGTCGGTCGAAATTGGGACAAATGGATCGAACGATGGGGATATCAACCACCAGTTCTTAAATAA
- a CDS encoding IS630 family transposase has protein sequence MTIITELDDFINTSSNTQEVKRALAVKMILTGTSSHEIENLLQVSHSFISKWKNQALFHGVGSLKLQYKGSKSYLNASSKAKVIEWLRQQPYLRTGDLKRHLDQEYGVVYASDQSYYALFKSAKISWKKSQKKNPAKNEEQVKSKKKEIQNKLKKWEPEIKAGKLAVFMIDECHLLWGDLLGYVWGRTDIRIEIPIKNQKNRQTYYGALDYQNQEFIVEEYSSGNTENTIDFIKHLRKQRPTKRIAIFWDGASYHKSQEFKEYLKQVNGELLEDEWLVHCTTFAPNAPEQNPVEDLWLQAKNFIRQFYHLCDSFKTIKGLFKFFADGQIFNFPKLFYYGILPQLI, from the coding sequence ATGACCATTATCACTGAACTAGATGATTTCATCAACACCAGTTCAAATACTCAAGAAGTCAAAAGAGCCTTGGCTGTTAAGATGATTTTAACAGGAACATCTTCTCATGAAATTGAAAACCTATTACAAGTATCTCATAGTTTTATTAGCAAGTGGAAAAATCAAGCTCTTTTTCATGGGGTAGGCAGCTTAAAACTTCAATATAAAGGAAGTAAAAGTTACCTCAATGCTTCCTCAAAAGCTAAGGTAATTGAATGGCTAAGGCAGCAACCTTATTTAAGAACCGGGGATTTAAAACGACATTTAGATCAGGAATATGGAGTGGTTTATGCTTCAGATCAAAGCTACTATGCTTTGTTCAAATCCGCTAAAATAAGCTGGAAGAAATCTCAGAAAAAGAATCCAGCAAAAAATGAAGAACAAGTCAAGAGCAAAAAAAAGGAAATTCAAAATAAACTCAAAAAATGGGAACCCGAAATAAAAGCTGGAAAGCTTGCGGTGTTTATGATTGACGAATGTCATCTTCTTTGGGGAGACCTCTTGGGTTATGTTTGGGGACGAACAGATATTCGGATTGAAATTCCTATTAAAAATCAAAAAAATAGACAAACTTATTATGGGGCATTAGATTATCAAAATCAGGAATTCATTGTCGAAGAATATTCCAGCGGCAATACGGAAAACACCATAGATTTCATAAAACATTTACGAAAACAAAGACCGACAAAAAGAATTGCCATTTTTTGGGATGGCGCTAGTTATCATAAATCTCAAGAATTTAAAGAATATTTAAAACAAGTAAATGGAGAGTTGTTAGAAGATGAATGGTTAGTTCATTGCACTACCTTTGCTCCAAACGCCCCCGAGCAAAACCCGGTGGAAGATCTTTGGTTACAAGCTAAAAACTTTATTCGGCAGTTTTATCATTTATGTGATTCATTCAAGACAATAAAAGGGCTATTTAAGTTTTTTGCTGATGGTCAAATATTTAATTTCCCCAAACTGTTCTATTATGGAATTTTGCCACAACTGATTTAG